AGTGAGACAAGGGGCCGTGGATATTCACAATCTTCTTCAGTCCCTTTGAAAGCAACTTTCTGATTCCATAAATGGCTCCGTCATAGCCGTCGGAGACGACACAATCGACTTTTACTCCGGCCAAGTACTGGTCAACAAGCACGACCGGCTTTCCGCTGCTCTTAACTCTTCTGACATCATTTTCCTTTATCTCTCCTCCAATCATCAGGTATCCATCGAAGTCGTTCGAAAACTCATCGTTTGGGACAAGCTCACCTCTAATATTATTGCTTTTGAAAAACGCTTCCATTCCATTCAGGACAATAGTATAAAATTGATCTGACTTATCAGAGAGAATCCGGAACAACCTCTTTCCTGCAACAATTCCAACATTGAAAGTGAGCTTCCTGCTCGCCAGGAAACTGGCAACTCTAGAAGGACTGTATTCAAGTTCTTCGACAGCCAACAAGACCTTTTCTCTGGATTTCTGAGAAACGTATCCACTTTTGTTTAGCACTCTAGAAACTGTCGCTGT
The Mesotoga infera genome window above contains:
- a CDS encoding LacI family transcriptional regulator, encoding MSAKLSDVARLAEVSTATVSRVLNKSGYVSQKSREKVLLAVEELEYSPSRVASFLASRKLTFNVGIVAGKRLFRILSDKSDQFYTIVLNGMEAFFKSNNIRGELVPNDEFSNDFDGYLMIGGEIKENDVRRVKSSGKPVVLVDQYLAGVKVDCVVSDGYDGAIYGIRKLLSKGLKKIVNIHGPLSHFGFKDRYDGYVSAMEGAGLLPKAFEFDEENDNMSPIIDLLLSRYGLPDAVFGCNDTAAIRAMEELQARGVRIPKDVSIIGFDDIVSSSATCPPLTTFKIFKHEMGAVASRRLQSLLIGNEPHPTKISLFTEFVQRESTS